The Reyranella humidisoli DNA segment CGGGGGACGCAATAGGGCATAGGACGCAATTTCGATAATCTGGACTCTCTTGGGTCAAACTCGACAAGCAAAATGTTGTGCTACCTAAAGTAGATGTTTTGGCGTCTTGGCTTGGTTGTGGGGAGAGGGAAATGAAATTTCGCGAGATGGCCTATAAAGCTGCTGGACGAGCAAACGCGGCCGTTGCTGGTGCAACTCGAAATTACATCGCTGGAATTTATCCTAGAGAGGAGGACATCACGGCGGGGCTAATAACACTCCTAACCAACAATTTTTCTGGTCGGAAATTCGCCGACTTCAAATGGTCTGCAAGAATTATGAATAGAGGACCTGGCAGTGCGAACCAGGAAGGTAAGACGGGGGCTGACATGTTACTTCATGTTAAGATCGACACGCCGACGATTAGCTACTCGAAAGGCGTTTTGATCCAGGCGAAACGTAAAGATGACGGTGCTGCGCTCGCGACCGCCGACCACACTGATCTTGTTAATCAGTGCAGTAAGATGTTGGATATTTCAGCGTCTTCCTTTGTCGTAAATTATTCCAAGAAAGGCATGAGATTTGCGTCGGCCAGCATAGTCAGAGACTCTTCTGATAAGGTGCTTTCAAATATGTGCGTCTGGAGTTCCCATCGTTTCTTCTTGGAGTTATTTCGCTGCCCCATAGGAGATCCGCGCATCACCAGCGCAAGGTACGACGCTCTTCCTGGTGTGGAGATAGTTGGTGAAGGCGCGTTGGATGGTTATGATTTCAGCGATGTGGACTGAACTATTAGCACCAAGACTTAACTCGAATTGGTCGCGGTTGCATATGCTTCTACTCCGCTGCCGCCTTCATCGCCTCCGGATGTGCCACTGGTAGAGAAGGTCGGCTTCCTTCTTCTTGGCCTTCTTCACAAGCGCGTCCCTCACATGGGCGCGGCCGCGGATGTCTCCGGGGATCGAGGCGAGGTCGCCTTTCTCACTGTAGTCGAGGACGAGTAAGTGGCGTTTGACCATGCTAAGCAAGTCCGGCTGGTCCACCAATTCGATCTCGTCGAGATCTGCATTGAAATTTGGAAAGAGCTTTAGTCAATGATGCTATCTCAGATTTTCCCAGACTTGGATGTAGTAGCAGCACTTGAGCAAGAAGAGCTCGGAGTACGATTGCTCCCATGGATTGCGCGGTTCCCCAGCGGCAATCGCGAGCTCGGTTGGGCGCTTCGCGAAATTAGCGAACACCATCGGGGTCCAAGGCAGTCAGAGATAGCAACCGCGATACGAGAAGCTTGGGCATGGCTAGAGGGTGCAGCGCTGCTGATCGAATCTCCAGCATACGTAAGTCCGCATCAGATTAGGGTGTTGAGTCGGAAAGCAATTCAGCTTGCGGCAACGCCGGAAGCTACTCGCATAGTAAACTCACGTCTGTTGCCCAAAGACAGCTTGCATCCAATCATCCGCGAAAACGTCTGGGCTCTCTTTCATCGAGGAAAGTTCGATACTGCGGTGTTTGAAGCGATGAAAGCTGTTGAGGTGGCCGTTCGGAGTGGAGCTGGTCTGACGGCAAAGGACGTTGGGACGGCACTTATGCGCAAGGCTTTTGACGCCGATTCTGGACCACTTGCAGATATGAACGTAGAAAGAAGCGAGCGTGAATCTCGGGCGCACCTTTTTGCTGGGGCAATCGGATCATACAAGAACCCGCACTCGCACCGGTATGTGGACCTCGACGACGCTGCAGAAGCAGCTGAGATAATTCTGATGGCCAACCACCTTCTTCGAATTGTCGACAGTCGGCGCGTTGAGCGAAAGTAGACCTAGCAGTAATTCTCAAGGATGACTCGGTGGCGGATCGCCGGATCGATCAGGCAACGGTGTTCAAGCAGAAATCGCAATCCTCTCGACGTTGTAGAATTAGTTACACCGAGATCTCCGTAGCGGCCTTCATCTACTCCGCCGCAGCCTTCATCGCCTCTGGGTTGCGCCATTGATGGAGCAGGTCGGCTTCCTTCTTCTTCGCCTTCTCCAGGTGCGCATCCTTCACGTGGCCATAGCCGCGGATGTCGTCGGGGATGGAGGCGAGCTTGATCGCCAGGGCATGGTTCTGCGCGGATAGCGTCGCCAGTAGCTTGTCGATCAGTGTCTCGTAGTCGGCGATCAGGCGGCGCTCGGTCTTGCGCTCCTCGGTGTAGCCGAAGACGTCGAACCTGGTGCCGCGCAGGCCCTTGAGCCTGGCCAGCATCCGGAAGGCCGGGAGCATCCAGGCGCCGAACTCCTGCTTGATGAGCTGGCCGGTCTGCGGGTCGCGGCTGGAGAAGAGCGGCGGGGCGAGGTGGAATTTCAGCTTGTAGTCGCCGTCGAACTGCCGGCTGAGGCCGGCCTGGAAGGCGGCCTCGGTGTAGAGGCGGGCGACTTCGTACTCGTCCTTGTAGGACAGGAGCTTCGAGTAATAGAGCGCGACGGCCTCGGCGAGGCCGGTCTGGCCGATCTTCGTCTCGGCGGCGCGTACCTTGTCGACCAGTGCCTTGTAGCGCTGGGCGAGGGCCGCGTTCTGGTAGCCGGTCAGGTGCTTGGTGCGCGACGCCACGATCTCGTCGAGCGTCTTCGGCTGCGTGCGGGTGAAGGCGACGACGTTGGCCTTGGTCTCCTTGGGCGCGACCATCTTCTCGACCGCGGCGCGGTCGTGGGCGGCGCGGCGGCCCCAGCGGAAGGCGGCCAGGTTCATCGGCACGGCGGCGCCGTTCAACTCGATGGCGCGCTCGATCGTTTCGTGCGCGAGCGGGATCAGGCCCTTCTGGTAGGCATATCCCAGCACGAACATGTTGGTGGCGATCGAATCGCCCATCAGCGCGGTGGCGATGCCGGTGGCGTCGAGGAAATCGACCCCGTCGGCGCCGGCCGCGGCCTCGACCGAGAGTTTCAGCGTGTTGGCCGGGAAAGCGAGGTCCGGATGGCGCGTGAACTCGCCGGTGATGGTCTCGTGCGTGTTGACGACGGCATGCGAGACGCCGGGCTCGAGGCTGGCCAGCGCGTTGGGGCTGGCGCTGACGACCAGGTCGCAGCCCAGCAGCACGTTGGCGCCGCCGGCGGCCAGGCGCACGGCGTGCAGCGCCTCTGGCGTGGCGCCGATGCGGACATGGCTGATCACCGCGCCGCCCTTCTGCGCCATGCCGAGCTGGTCGAGCACGGTCGCGCCCTTGCCCTCGATATGGGCGGCCATGCCCATGATGGCGCCGATGGTGACGACGCCGGTGCCGCCGATGCCGGTGATGAGGACGCCGTAGGGCTTGTCCTCGATCGATGGCAGGGTCGGCGCGGCCGGCAGTTCCGGCTCCGGCGCGGCGACGCCGTCGGTCTTCTTCGACGTCACCGCCTTGCCCTTCTTCAGCGTGCCGCCCTCGACGCTCACGAAGGAGGGGCAGAAGCCGTTCTGGCAGGAGAAGTCCTTGTTGCAGGAGGACTGGTCGATGGCGCGCTTGCGGCCGAACTCGGTCTCGACCGGCACGACCGAGAGGCAGTTCGACTTCACGGAACAGTCGCCGCAGCCTTCGCAGACGGCTTCGTTGATGAAGAGGCGCTTGTTGGGATCGGGGAAGGTGCCGCGCTTCCTGCGGCGGCGCTTCTCGGCGGCGCAGGTCTGGTCGTAGATCAGGACCGACACGCCCTTGACCTCGCGCAGCTCGCGCTGGACCTCGTCGAGCTGGTCGCGGTGATGGAAGGTGACGCCCGGCGCCCAGGGCGTGCCGACCGGGTACTTGTCCGGCTCGTCGCTCACCAGCGCGATGCGGCGCACGCCCTCGGCATGGACCTGCTGGCTGATCGTCCAGGGATGGACGTTGCCGTCGTGCGGCTGGCCGCCGGTCATGGCGACGGCGTCGTTGTAGAGGATCTTGTAGGTGATGGTGGTGCTGGTCGCGACCGCGTGACGGATCGCGAGATAGCCGGAATGGAAATAGGTGCCGTCGCCCAGGTTCTGGAAGACGTGCGGCATGTCGGTGAAGTGGCTGGCGCCGACCCACGGCGCGCCCTCGGCGCCCATGTGGGTGAAGGTCTTGGTGTTCCGCTCCATGCCGATTGCCAGCGTATGGCAGCCGATACCGGCCATCGCCATCGAGCCGTCGGGCACCTTGGTCGAGCTGTTGTGCGGGCAGCCGGAGCAGAAATAGGGGACGCGGGCCAGGCCGGCCTCGTTGCGGACCTGGCGGCCGGCGCGGCGCTTCAGCGCCTCGAAGCGTTCCTTCGTGCGGCTGCTGAAGGACTCGAGGCCGAAGCGGGCGACGATGGCCGAGGCGATCTCGAAGGGGGTGAGCTCGCCGTCGGTCTTGAGCAGCATCTGCCCGCGCTCGTCGGTCTTGCCGACCACGACCGGGCGGCGGTCGGCCGGGGCGTTGAACAGCGCCTCCTTGAGCTGCTGCTCGATCAGGTTGCGCTTTTCCTCGATCACGAGGATCTCGCGCTTGCCGGCGGCGAAGGCGATGGCGCCCTCGGTCTCCAGCGGCCAGACCATGCCAACCTTGTAGATGGAGAGGCCGAGGCGCTCGGCCTCTTCGTCCGCGATCCCCAGCTCGTCGAGGGCCTGGCGCACGTCGAGATAGGATTTGCCGACGGTGACGATGCCGAAGCGCGCGTCGGGACGGCCCAGCATCAGCCGGTCGAGCTTGTTGGCGCGCCAGTAGGCCAGCGCGGCGGGCTGCTTGATGGTGACGACGCGGCGTTCCTGGCCGAGCCAGTCGTCGGGCCAGCGGATGTGGACGCCATCGGGCGGCAGGACGAAGTCGGTGGGGGTGTGGATCTCGACGCGGTGCGGGTCGATGTAGACCGAGGCCGAGCTGTCGACCGTCTCGCTCAGGACCTTGAAGGCGACCCAGAGGCCCGAATAGCGCGACATCGCGAAGGCGTGCAGGCCCCAGTCGAGATACTCTTGGACGCCGGCCGGGTGGATGACCGGCATGCCGGCGGACATGAAGGCGGGCTCGCTCTGATGGGCGACGGTGGAGGATTTCGCCATGTGGTCGTCGCCCGCGAGGGCCACGATGCCGCCGTGCTTTGAAGTGCCGGCATAGTTGGCGTGCTTGAAGACGTCGCCCGACCGGTCGACGCCGGGACCCTTGCCGTACCACATGCCGAACACGCCGTCGTAGCGCGCGCCGGGATAGAGGTGGATCTGCTGGGTGCCCCACAGGGCGGTCGCGGCCAGGTCCTCGTTGGTCCCGGGCTGGAACTCGATGTGGCTCTTCTTGATGAACTTCTTGGCCTGCCAGAGGGCCTGGTCGAAGCCGCCCAGCGGGGAGCCGCGATAGCCGGAAATGTAGCCGCCGGTGTTCAGGCCGGCCGCGAGGTCGCGCTGGCGCTGCATCATCGGGAGGCGCACCAGCGCCTGCGTCCCGGTCAGGTAAACGCGTCCACGTTCGAGTACGTACTTGTCGTCCAGGGTCACCGCGAGGGGCATGGCAACCTCCCTGACATTTCAATATGGGGACGGTAGCGACGTTTGCACGCCGCAGGCAATGCGGAACGGGGCGACGATCGAAAAACGACGTTTTACATCTGCCCATGGCCGCCAAAGTGGCGTCACCGTTTCACGGTGTCTCCCTTGGGTGAAATGTTGTAATCGTCCGGCCGCATGACTTCCGTCCTGGTCACCGGCGTCGCCGGCTTCATCGGCTCCCATGTCGCCCGTGCCCTGCTGGGGCGGGGTGAAACCGTGATCGGTGTCGACAATTTCAGCGACTACTACGATCCGGTCCTGAAATTCGCCCGGCTGAAGCCGCTGCGCGAGATGCCGGGCTTCACCTTCCTCGAGGCCGACGTGTCCGACCGTGAGGCGATGCAGGGGCTGGCCGACCGCCACGGCGACATCGACCGGATCGTCCACCTGGCCGCCCAGCCGGGCATCCGCCATTCCAAGGTCGATCCCTACATCTATATCCAGACCAACCTGATGGGGCAGGTCGTCCTGCTCGAACTGGCGCGCCGGCTGGGGGCGCAGCTCAGGCATCTGGTCTATGCCTCGTCGTCGTCGGTCTATGGCGGCAACCGCAAGATTCCCTTCGCCGTGAACGATCCCGTGGACCGTCCGGTGTCGCTCTACGCCGCGACCAAGCGGGCCGACGAATTGATGACCGAGACCTATGTCCACCAATATGGCCTCAAGGCGACCGGGCTTCGCTATTTTACGGTTTATGGCCCGTGGGGCCGACCCGACATGTCCCCCTACATCTTCGCCCGGGCGATCCACGAAGGCCGCACGATCGACCTCTATCACCACGGCAAGGTGAGGCGGGATTTCAGCTACATCGACGACATCGTCTCCGGCACGCTGGCGGCGCTCGACCGGCCGCCCGAGAGCGCCGGACACCGGCTCTACAATCTCGGCGCTGCCCGGAGCGAGGAGATCCTGCACGTCATCGCGCTGTTCGAGACGGCGCTGGGCCGGAAAGCCGTCATCGAGCTGAAGCCCGGCGAGCCGGGCGACATGCAGGAAACCGCGGCCGACATCGAAAGCTCCGTGCGTGATCTCGGCTGGTCGCCCCAGGTGACCGTCGACCGCGGCATCCCGCTCTTCGTCGAGTGGTTCAAGGCCTACAACCGGCTCTGAGCCGGGCGAAGCTCGGCGTCTGAGCGTCAGGACATCGCTTTGCGATGTCCGAGAGCGCCGAAGGAAGCAGGGCCACTTTGACCTCTCCGTCGGCGACGCGGCCTGGTTACAAGCCGCAAGACGCCGACACTTCCCTGTTCAAATCAGGGTTATTTCATATGAGGTAAGGGTCCCTCGCATACGCTCCAGGGCGGGGGGTACCCCGCCCTGGAGCGTATGCGAGGGACCTTTCGCCGCCTTCACACACCAACCATCACGGCCTTTTGAGGCTTATGCGATAGCGGTGCATCTGAATGGGGAGGCACTCCTGGGAGCTTCGAAAGGCAGAATGAGGAAGGGCAGATTCATCCTCACCGGCGCGCCGGGAGCGGGGAAGACGACCGTCCTGCGGCAGCTTGAGATCAACGGGTTCGGCGTGGTCGAGGAGGCGGCGACGGACGTCATCGCGCTCGAACAGGCCAAGGGCGTCGCCGAGCCGTGGACCGTTCCCGGCTTCATCGACCGGATCGTGGCACTGCAGCGGCGCAGGCGGCTCTCCGCCTCGGGCGAGGTCCAGTTCCATGACCGGTCCGCCTTTTGCACCGAGGCGCTGGTGACCTTCCTTGGGCATCCGCCCTCGGACCTGCTGCGTATGGAAATCGACGAGCTGAAGCGCGAGGGCTTCTACGATCGCCGCGTCTTCTTCGTGCGGCTGATGGGCTTCGTCGAGCCCACGGCGGCGCGGCGGATCGGGCTGGAGGAGGCACGGCGCTTCGAGGCGGTGCATGAGCGCACCTATCGTGCGCACGGCTTCGAGCCGGTCCTCATCGAACCAGGAAGCGTGCTAGATCGGGTGGCCGCGATCGGACACTGCCTCGAGGGCCGCTCCCTCTAGTCATGAAGCGGGTCGCGCCCCATATCCGGGGTGACGCAAGGAGTGGTGAATGAACGTTGTGTTGGGCGACCTGCCGACCTGGAACCTGGCCGATCTCTATTCCAGCCCGACCGGGACGGACCTGGGCGCCGACCTGAAGCGCGCGGCGGCGGAAGCCGATGCCTTCGCGAAGGATTACGAGGGCAGGATCGTCGGTCTCGACGGCAAGGCGCTGGGCGGGGCGATCGTGCGTCTGGAGGCGATGAGCGACCTGCTGGGCCGCATCGGCTCCTATGCCCAGCTCTATTCGGCGCAGGACCAGTCCGATCCGGAGCGCAACCGCTTCGCCCAGGACATGTCGGAGAAGCTGAACGACATTGGGTCAAAGCTCCTGTTCTTCCGGCTGGAGATCAACAAGATCGAGGATGCCGATCTTGCCGAGAAGCTGAAGGCGCCGGAACTTGCGAAGTACGCGCCGTGGCTGCGCGACGCCCGCCTTTTCCGCCCGCACCAGCTTTCCGACGAACTCGAGAAGTTCCAGCATGACCAGTCGGTGGTCGGCAGCAGCGCCTGGTCGCGCCTGTTCGACGAGACGATCGCGCGGCTGCGCTATCCGTTCGGCAATGAGATGCTGAGCGAGCCGCAGATCCTCGACAAGCTGTCGAACAAGGACGCCGCGATACGCAAGGAAGCCGCCAAGTCGTTCGGCAAGGTGCAGGGCGAGAATATCGCGGTCTTCTCGCTGATCACCAACACGCTGATCAAGGACAAGGAGATCGACGACCGCTGGCGCAAGTACGCGCGGCCGCAATCGTTCCGTAACCTCGCCAACGTCGTGGAGGACGAGGTGGTCGACGCGCTCGCGGCGTCGGTCAAGAAGGCTTACCCCAAGCTCGCGCACCGCTACTACAAGCTGAAAGCGAAGTGGTTCGGCGTCGAGACCATGCCCTACTGGGACCGCAACGCGCCGCTGCCCGAGCATGACGACCGCACGATCCCCTGGCCCGAGGCCGAGAAGATCGTGCTCGACGCCTACAACGCCTTCTCGCCGGAACTGGCGGATGTCGGCCGCAAATTCTTCGGCACGGGCTGGATCGACGCGCCGGCGCGGCCGGGCAAGTCGCCGGGGGCCTTCGCCCATCCGACGGTGCCGTCGGCGCATCCCTATCTCCTGCTGAACTATCAGGGAAAGGTTCGCGACGTGATGACCCTGGCGCACGAGTTGGGCCATGGCGTCCATCAGGTGCTGGCGGCCAAGCAGGGCCCGCTGATGGCCGACACGCCGCTGACGCTGGCCGAGACCGCCTCGGTGTTCGGCGAGATGCTGACCTTCCAGTCGCTGCTCAAGACCGCGCCCGACAAGGCCACGCGCAAGGCGATGCTGGCCGGCAAGGTCGAGGACATGCTGAACACCGTGGTGCGCCAGATCGCGTTCTACGATTTCGAATCGCGCCTGCACATGGCGCGCCGCGAGGGCGAGCTGACGCCC contains these protein-coding regions:
- a CDS encoding TIGR02391 family protein; this translates as MPKDSLHPIIRENVWALFHRGKFDTAVFEAMKAVEVAVRSGAGLTAKDVGTALMRKAFDADSGPLADMNVERSERESRAHLFAGAIGSYKNPHSHRYVDLDDAAEAAEIILMANHLLRIVDSRRVERK
- a CDS encoding indolepyruvate ferredoxin oxidoreductase family protein; the encoded protein is MPLAVTLDDKYVLERGRVYLTGTQALVRLPMMQRQRDLAAGLNTGGYISGYRGSPLGGFDQALWQAKKFIKKSHIEFQPGTNEDLAATALWGTQQIHLYPGARYDGVFGMWYGKGPGVDRSGDVFKHANYAGTSKHGGIVALAGDDHMAKSSTVAHQSEPAFMSAGMPVIHPAGVQEYLDWGLHAFAMSRYSGLWVAFKVLSETVDSSASVYIDPHRVEIHTPTDFVLPPDGVHIRWPDDWLGQERRVVTIKQPAALAYWRANKLDRLMLGRPDARFGIVTVGKSYLDVRQALDELGIADEEAERLGLSIYKVGMVWPLETEGAIAFAAGKREILVIEEKRNLIEQQLKEALFNAPADRRPVVVGKTDERGQMLLKTDGELTPFEIASAIVARFGLESFSSRTKERFEALKRRAGRQVRNEAGLARVPYFCSGCPHNSSTKVPDGSMAMAGIGCHTLAIGMERNTKTFTHMGAEGAPWVGASHFTDMPHVFQNLGDGTYFHSGYLAIRHAVATSTTITYKILYNDAVAMTGGQPHDGNVHPWTISQQVHAEGVRRIALVSDEPDKYPVGTPWAPGVTFHHRDQLDEVQRELREVKGVSVLIYDQTCAAEKRRRRKRGTFPDPNKRLFINEAVCEGCGDCSVKSNCLSVVPVETEFGRKRAIDQSSCNKDFSCQNGFCPSFVSVEGGTLKKGKAVTSKKTDGVAAPEPELPAAPTLPSIEDKPYGVLITGIGGTGVVTIGAIMGMAAHIEGKGATVLDQLGMAQKGGAVISHVRIGATPEALHAVRLAAGGANVLLGCDLVVSASPNALASLEPGVSHAVVNTHETITGEFTRHPDLAFPANTLKLSVEAAAGADGVDFLDATGIATALMGDSIATNMFVLGYAYQKGLIPLAHETIERAIELNGAAVPMNLAAFRWGRRAAHDRAAVEKMVAPKETKANVVAFTRTQPKTLDEIVASRTKHLTGYQNAALAQRYKALVDKVRAAETKIGQTGLAEAVALYYSKLLSYKDEYEVARLYTEAAFQAGLSRQFDGDYKLKFHLAPPLFSSRDPQTGQLIKQEFGAWMLPAFRMLARLKGLRGTRFDVFGYTEERKTERRLIADYETLIDKLLATLSAQNHALAIKLASIPDDIRGYGHVKDAHLEKAKKKEADLLHQWRNPEAMKAAAE
- a CDS encoding NAD-dependent epimerase/dehydratase family protein, with the protein product MTSVLVTGVAGFIGSHVARALLGRGETVIGVDNFSDYYDPVLKFARLKPLREMPGFTFLEADVSDREAMQGLADRHGDIDRIVHLAAQPGIRHSKVDPYIYIQTNLMGQVVLLELARRLGAQLRHLVYASSSSVYGGNRKIPFAVNDPVDRPVSLYAATKRADELMTETYVHQYGLKATGLRYFTVYGPWGRPDMSPYIFARAIHEGRTIDLYHHGKVRRDFSYIDDIVSGTLAALDRPPESAGHRLYNLGAARSEEILHVIALFETALGRKAVIELKPGEPGDMQETAADIESSVRDLGWSPQVTVDRGIPLFVEWFKAYNRL
- a CDS encoding AAA family ATPase, whose amino-acid sequence is MRKGRFILTGAPGAGKTTVLRQLEINGFGVVEEAATDVIALEQAKGVAEPWTVPGFIDRIVALQRRRRLSASGEVQFHDRSAFCTEALVTFLGHPPSDLLRMEIDELKREGFYDRRVFFVRLMGFVEPTAARRIGLEEARRFEAVHERTYRAHGFEPVLIEPGSVLDRVAAIGHCLEGRSL
- a CDS encoding M3 family oligoendopeptidase, giving the protein MNVVLGDLPTWNLADLYSSPTGTDLGADLKRAAAEADAFAKDYEGRIVGLDGKALGGAIVRLEAMSDLLGRIGSYAQLYSAQDQSDPERNRFAQDMSEKLNDIGSKLLFFRLEINKIEDADLAEKLKAPELAKYAPWLRDARLFRPHQLSDELEKFQHDQSVVGSSAWSRLFDETIARLRYPFGNEMLSEPQILDKLSNKDAAIRKEAAKSFGKVQGENIAVFSLITNTLIKDKEIDDRWRKYARPQSFRNLANVVEDEVVDALAASVKKAYPKLAHRYYKLKAKWFGVETMPYWDRNAPLPEHDDRTIPWPEAEKIVLDAYNAFSPELADVGRKFFGTGWIDAPARPGKSPGAFAHPTVPSAHPYLLLNYQGKVRDVMTLAHELGHGVHQVLAAKQGPLMADTPLTLAETASVFGEMLTFQSLLKTAPDKATRKAMLAGKVEDMLNTVVRQIAFYDFESRLHMARREGELTPDAIGEIWMAVQKESLGPAFRYDDEYKYYWSYIGHFIHSPFYVYAYAFGDCLVNSLYAAYQAKPDGFQEKYLDMLRSGGVKRHKELLAPFGLDASDPAFWDKGLDVISGFIDELEKL